A stretch of Corallococcus macrosporus DNA encodes these proteins:
- a CDS encoding CHAT domain-containing protein — MSKPCDQLPLFADGDLPLAESQAFGRHLADCAHCQTELTRHLQLDQMGRRYLERHGPITIPWHAMPRNRWFAAGAALVAVALGVLLGVGGVGRRVSSPEPALWAGTSRTLEARVTYPGADQYRRPAQALMGGGTPSATASRPLTVMSELERRGDLSQLVAAYLTAGPPEPKNAKDLLARMQAERQGDPADVLSDMGAAYYASAKTQDPAWALRELREALRLLHQALVLKPTHLQAHWNRALVYRDLGLPLLAIQDLEAVEAQETNPAWRTEAREKRVKLADVTTRQQRWEAANSAGAELVARGAQALDEAMRYADVPMMRRDFYHAVRSRTSREDVLALLPLAEALDSKAGQQTVLADYLRSVANRDFSRRAPLAEAYGRWAMGTVEPSGKEPLLRTFLASNEDDITLGALVMFSPRGPDSEYAEKLITLGNSNPDPWFKVLALQERADRSRQKDRYELALSDLRQALELCTQEHLVYRCTEVRNDLAYVSGWLFQLQEAERFAREGLTQSRLGQWEQERMLLQALGSVARMAADVTLGRAYFGEALLMGGGKELARNIHENLAHLAIKALELDVARDEINQALATGLPLTQHGVAALADIARTRRAAGDVEAVQQGLASDAPVTEGQHAFVKSLQGRFLLEADPAQGHALLVDAIEQATRAAAAASGAGWTDITAQHARAYGFTSLIFDNARRGDFATALARFGNELGFDTPGNCVLGLTEDTERQLLVGRGADGQLLKRYMPTRTKRMPVDMTDVVPPDMVEALRPCASVDVLARPPLQGRSGLLPADMAWRYRALAVARQPPVGRGTHLVVNEVRYAEQRNETPLRWTARITPDEDLMTLTDLAATPSRVLAEMPKASEVDLATHGKVAPGPKSTYLLLAPETNGSDMLTEELIRKMKLPKAPLVILAACEAARGTTALHELGSLPNAFLAAGARGVVAATLPIPDEDSSVFFGNVRDRLRAGSPLGTAVRDERQQWLQRSASHSWVNGVLVFE, encoded by the coding sequence ATGTCCAAGCCCTGTGACCAACTGCCGCTCTTCGCGGATGGAGATCTGCCGCTCGCGGAGTCCCAGGCGTTTGGCAGACACCTGGCAGACTGCGCGCACTGTCAGACGGAGCTGACGCGGCACCTCCAACTTGACCAGATGGGGCGGCGCTACCTGGAACGGCACGGTCCCATCACCATTCCGTGGCACGCCATGCCTCGCAACCGATGGTTCGCCGCGGGGGCGGCCCTGGTCGCGGTCGCGCTCGGGGTGCTCCTGGGCGTAGGCGGAGTGGGCCGGCGGGTGTCTTCTCCAGAGCCCGCGCTGTGGGCCGGGACGTCGCGGACGCTGGAAGCACGTGTCACCTACCCGGGGGCGGACCAGTACCGCAGACCTGCCCAGGCGTTGATGGGCGGAGGCACGCCCTCCGCCACCGCCAGTCGACCGCTGACGGTGATGAGTGAGCTGGAGCGACGGGGTGACCTGTCCCAACTCGTGGCCGCTTACCTCACCGCGGGCCCTCCGGAGCCCAAGAATGCGAAGGATCTCCTGGCGCGGATGCAAGCCGAGCGGCAGGGGGACCCGGCTGACGTACTCAGCGACATGGGCGCGGCCTACTACGCCTCAGCGAAGACCCAGGATCCAGCCTGGGCGCTGCGCGAACTTCGAGAAGCCTTGCGACTGCTCCATCAGGCCCTCGTGCTCAAGCCCACCCATCTCCAGGCACACTGGAACCGCGCGCTCGTGTACCGGGACCTGGGCCTGCCGCTGCTGGCCATTCAGGACCTGGAGGCAGTCGAGGCGCAGGAGACCAACCCCGCCTGGCGTACAGAGGCCCGCGAGAAGCGCGTGAAGCTCGCGGACGTGACGACGCGCCAGCAGCGATGGGAGGCCGCGAACAGCGCGGGCGCCGAGCTCGTGGCGCGCGGTGCCCAGGCGCTTGATGAGGCCATGCGGTACGCCGATGTACCGATGATGCGGCGTGACTTCTACCATGCGGTGCGAAGCCGCACCTCGCGCGAGGATGTGCTCGCGCTCCTTCCGCTGGCGGAGGCACTGGACTCGAAAGCAGGCCAGCAGACCGTGCTGGCCGACTATCTCCGCTCGGTTGCGAACCGGGACTTCTCACGCCGGGCCCCGCTGGCGGAAGCCTACGGACGGTGGGCCATGGGGACGGTGGAGCCCTCTGGAAAAGAACCCCTGCTGCGTACTTTCCTGGCCTCGAACGAGGACGACATCACGCTGGGCGCGTTGGTGATGTTCTCACCCCGGGGACCCGACTCGGAGTACGCGGAGAAGCTGATCACGCTGGGAAACAGCAATCCGGACCCTTGGTTCAAGGTCCTGGCGCTGCAGGAGCGCGCGGACCGCTCACGCCAGAAGGACCGGTATGAGCTCGCGCTCTCGGACTTGAGACAGGCGCTGGAGCTCTGCACGCAGGAGCACCTCGTCTATCGGTGCACGGAGGTTCGCAACGACCTGGCGTATGTGTCCGGTTGGCTCTTCCAGCTTCAGGAGGCAGAGCGTTTCGCCCGTGAAGGTCTCACCCAGTCGAGACTGGGCCAGTGGGAGCAGGAGCGCATGCTGCTCCAGGCGCTTGGCAGTGTGGCCCGCATGGCCGCGGACGTGACGCTGGGCCGGGCCTATTTCGGAGAGGCCTTGCTGATGGGGGGCGGGAAGGAACTCGCGCGCAACATCCATGAAAATCTAGCGCATCTGGCCATCAAGGCACTGGAGCTGGATGTGGCCCGGGATGAAATCAACCAGGCCCTGGCTACCGGGCTGCCATTGACCCAGCATGGGGTGGCCGCGCTGGCGGACATTGCCCGGACCCGTCGTGCTGCCGGAGACGTGGAGGCCGTGCAGCAGGGATTGGCTTCGGATGCCCCGGTGACGGAAGGCCAGCATGCCTTCGTCAAGTCCCTTCAGGGACGGTTCCTCCTGGAGGCGGACCCTGCGCAAGGGCATGCGCTGCTGGTGGACGCCATCGAACAGGCGACACGTGCCGCAGCCGCGGCCAGCGGAGCGGGTTGGACGGACATCACGGCGCAACATGCCCGCGCCTACGGTTTCACCTCGCTCATCTTCGACAATGCCCGGAGGGGGGACTTCGCGACGGCCCTGGCACGCTTTGGGAACGAGCTGGGCTTCGACACACCGGGAAACTGTGTCCTGGGGCTCACCGAGGACACGGAGCGACAGTTGTTGGTGGGGCGCGGGGCGGATGGACAGCTCCTGAAGCGCTACATGCCGACGCGGACGAAGCGGATGCCGGTGGACATGACCGACGTGGTCCCACCGGACATGGTGGAAGCCCTGCGGCCCTGCGCCTCGGTGGACGTGCTGGCCCGACCGCCCCTCCAGGGCCGTTCGGGCTTGCTGCCGGCGGACATGGCCTGGCGCTACCGGGCGCTGGCCGTGGCTCGGCAGCCTCCGGTGGGACGGGGCACCCACCTAGTCGTCAACGAGGTCCGTTACGCCGAGCAGCGCAACGAAACGCCCCTGCGGTGGACCGCGCGCATCACGCCCGACGAAGACCTGATGACCCTGACCGACCTGGCGGCCACTCCCAGCCGCGTGTTGGCGGAAATGCCCAAGGCTTCGGAGGTCGACCTGGCGACCCATGGAAAGGTCGCGCCGGGACCGAAGAGCACCTACCTGTTGCTGGCGCCCGAGACGAACGGCTCGGACATGCTGACCGAGGAACTCATCCGCAAGATGAAGCTGCCCAAGGCCCCCCTCGTCATCCTCGCGGCCTGTGAGGCGGCACGAGGTACGACGGCCCTCCACGAGCTCGGCAGCCTCCCCAATGCCTTCCTGGCCGCGGGAGCTCGCGGCGTGGTGGCGGCGACCTTGCCCATCCCCGACGAAGACTCGTCCGTGTTCTTCGGGAACGTGCGGGATCGCCTCCGTGCGGGAAGCCCGCTCGGCACGGCGGTCCGCGACGAACGGCAGCAGTGGTTGCAGCGAAGCGCGTCCCACAGCTGGGTCAACGGGGTCCTGGTCTTCGAATAG
- a CDS encoding SAVED domain-containing protein — MSQPRELSLQLVRSENPGKAYAFDGMPQAYTSIDMHHRSGHSVFPWDRMEALKAALTQPRMSEADQSRIGSLLRDFLLDALKEQGGWGLYERELFQAEDTGAPLLLRLRFNSVELFTLPWPLAQLSDQRRLGALKHCVITQEWVGEPRFPTPGCEPGRVLFAWSDAGGAVGGQQHLDALKEACPNSDSNVEICPELSLEALREHLNRAKQEGNPFRVLHLLCHGTKLADGTYGLVGSDPVRPGRPLPIGMNGLSNLLGQEHASQLHAVVLSACHGGHPGDVGSMFGGVALHLHKLGIPVVIASLMPLSVTGSVALTRAFYRTRCQLKRPLYEAYQVALAALPADSLDWASLQFLASSPRQPEVPVEPRRVTFSEKEALPESLSGEISLAYELNYNVAPAAVRRALAGKSREVLVLQPLDKVGEALPSSQSEWRQALRRADALVESLGTKVTCVHLFGRAPLPLMFHLGWRLNRMGLKAYQFRRMGSDEWDCFYDSGSAVPLPTEPFFKQEPLPTPEACREAGGRLALSVEVTLSVTGEDVARWLGYERPPALLRLVAARGPSRTALGGPADAARALDEFLSCLERIRETLPQVREIWLAMACPASLAAALGRAYNPKAQPRIKLFNFRQGPEGYVELPWNPHEPPKKRRRRCPPWRA, encoded by the coding sequence ATGTCCCAGCCGCGCGAGCTGTCGCTCCAGTTGGTGCGTTCGGAGAACCCCGGCAAGGCGTACGCATTCGATGGCATGCCCCAGGCATACACCTCGATTGACATGCACCACCGGTCGGGACACAGCGTGTTTCCCTGGGACCGCATGGAGGCCTTGAAGGCTGCCCTGACCCAACCGCGCATGTCGGAGGCGGATCAGTCCCGTATCGGAAGCCTGCTGCGGGATTTCCTGCTGGACGCATTGAAGGAGCAAGGGGGGTGGGGGCTCTACGAAAGGGAGCTGTTCCAGGCCGAGGATACGGGAGCACCTTTACTGCTGCGGCTTCGGTTCAACTCGGTGGAGTTGTTCACCCTTCCCTGGCCGTTGGCGCAGCTCTCGGATCAGCGCCGGCTGGGGGCCCTCAAGCACTGCGTGATTACGCAGGAGTGGGTGGGTGAACCGCGCTTTCCCACGCCCGGGTGCGAACCGGGTCGTGTGCTGTTCGCCTGGTCCGACGCGGGCGGCGCAGTAGGGGGGCAACAGCACCTGGATGCGTTGAAGGAGGCCTGCCCAAACTCCGATTCAAATGTGGAAATCTGCCCGGAGCTGAGCCTCGAAGCCCTTCGGGAGCACTTGAACCGGGCAAAGCAGGAAGGCAACCCGTTTCGGGTTCTTCACCTCCTCTGCCATGGGACGAAGCTAGCGGACGGAACCTACGGACTGGTCGGGTCGGATCCGGTCCGTCCCGGTCGGCCGCTGCCCATCGGAATGAACGGGCTGTCGAATCTTCTGGGCCAGGAGCACGCTTCCCAACTCCATGCCGTGGTCTTGAGTGCCTGCCATGGAGGGCACCCTGGAGACGTGGGAAGCATGTTCGGGGGGGTGGCCCTGCATCTCCACAAGCTGGGGATTCCCGTGGTCATTGCCTCTCTGATGCCACTCTCGGTGACCGGGTCGGTGGCCCTGACCCGCGCGTTCTACCGGACGCGTTGCCAGCTCAAGCGCCCGCTGTATGAGGCCTATCAGGTCGCCCTGGCAGCGCTCCCGGCCGATTCGCTCGATTGGGCTTCGCTTCAGTTCCTGGCGTCCTCGCCGCGCCAGCCTGAGGTCCCGGTGGAGCCTCGCCGAGTGACCTTCTCGGAGAAGGAGGCCCTGCCTGAGTCGCTCTCCGGCGAAATCTCCTTGGCGTACGAGCTGAACTACAACGTAGCTCCCGCTGCGGTACGACGCGCCTTGGCGGGGAAATCCAGGGAGGTCTTGGTCCTTCAACCCCTTGACAAGGTGGGAGAGGCCTTGCCTTCGTCGCAATCGGAGTGGCGCCAGGCCCTGCGTCGCGCGGATGCGCTCGTGGAGTCCTTGGGAACCAAGGTCACCTGCGTCCATCTCTTTGGGCGCGCTCCCTTGCCCCTGATGTTCCATCTGGGGTGGCGCTTGAACCGGATGGGGCTCAAGGCCTACCAGTTCCGGAGGATGGGAAGCGATGAATGGGACTGCTTCTACGACTCGGGAAGCGCCGTCCCTCTGCCCACGGAGCCATTTTTCAAGCAGGAGCCCTTGCCAACCCCCGAGGCCTGTCGCGAAGCCGGGGGACGCCTGGCCCTCTCCGTGGAGGTGACTTTGTCTGTCACCGGGGAGGATGTGGCTCGCTGGCTGGGGTATGAGAGACCTCCCGCTCTGCTCCGCCTCGTCGCTGCCAGGGGCCCCTCCCGGACAGCGCTGGGAGGTCCAGCCGACGCAGCCAGGGCGCTGGATGAGTTCTTGAGCTGCCTGGAACGCATCCGGGAAACATTGCCCCAGGTACGGGAGATCTGGCTGGCCATGGCCTGTCCCGCCAGCCTCGCGGCGGCCCTGGGGCGTGCCTACAACCCGAAGGCGCAGCCCCGCATCAAGCTCTTCAACTTCCGGCAGGGTCCGGAAGGGTATGTGGAACTGCCCTGGAACCCGCACGAGCCCCCGAAGAAGCGGCGGCGGCGATGCCCCCCGTGGCGCGCGTGA
- a CDS encoding RNA polymerase sigma factor has translation MTNAGERVALNYDHWQDKYYQLLLPIAERLCRGAQGLDPKDLVQETLLRFIKHFAGSLDDRGDEPMDGWLIAVMNRHFVDLQRSAMGRKRAEDDPTITRWTLGQGENTSTYERITPERFDRAVDQLPQLQRVTFLLHVQGLGNQEIARRLNIKPNAVAKRLFDARQRLNELLLPYVDEGTH, from the coding sequence ATGACGAACGCCGGGGAGCGCGTGGCCCTTAATTACGACCACTGGCAGGACAAGTACTACCAGCTGCTGCTGCCCATCGCGGAGCGGCTCTGCAGGGGGGCACAGGGGTTGGATCCCAAGGACCTCGTGCAGGAGACACTCCTTCGCTTCATCAAGCACTTCGCGGGCTCCCTGGACGACCGGGGAGATGAGCCCATGGATGGCTGGCTCATCGCCGTGATGAACCGCCATTTCGTGGACTTGCAGCGGAGCGCCATGGGTCGGAAACGTGCCGAGGACGATCCGACCATCACCCGCTGGACCCTGGGGCAGGGGGAAAACACGTCCACCTACGAGCGCATCACGCCAGAGCGCTTCGACCGGGCCGTGGACCAGCTCCCTCAGCTGCAGCGCGTGACCTTCCTGCTCCATGTCCAGGGCCTGGGCAACCAGGAGATCGCCAGGCGCCTGAACATCAAGCCGAATGCCGTGGCCAAGCGCCTGTTCGATGCGCGCCAGCGGTTGAACGAACTCCTCCTGCCTTACGTCGATGAAGGAACCCACTGA
- a CDS encoding nucleotidyltransferase domain-containing protein: MLTVAQAFERFMQSLELHEGESREAKRQERQVFDAMRRQLGPKESILSGSYGRNTAIRPLHDIDLFLIFSGGNGHGETLSPEAFLLRVKHALEAAFPDKEARLQNRSVNIEFTGTGIGFDVVPAIEDPRQRNLYHIPDLDQDTWILSDPRRHQVICDAANERAKKKLKPLIKAVKRWNQQQGRPVRSFLLEVLAYEGIATLPQGASYAEGMAHLFKFMSGRVEQTCLEPAGLGPPVNAGISPGKLQQAQQRLSGALRQAVWALEQERRGEMASANGVWRELLGPDFPVR, translated from the coding sequence ATGCTGACCGTGGCGCAGGCATTTGAAAGGTTCATGCAGTCCCTCGAATTGCACGAGGGGGAGTCCCGCGAGGCGAAACGGCAGGAGCGTCAGGTCTTCGACGCCATGCGCCGCCAGCTCGGGCCCAAGGAATCCATCCTCTCTGGGTCCTATGGCCGGAACACAGCCATCCGGCCTCTCCACGACATCGACCTCTTCCTGATTTTCTCAGGAGGAAACGGACATGGAGAGACGCTCTCACCCGAGGCGTTCCTGCTGCGCGTGAAGCACGCGCTCGAAGCGGCGTTTCCCGACAAGGAGGCGCGTTTGCAGAACCGCTCGGTCAACATCGAGTTCACAGGGACGGGCATCGGTTTCGACGTGGTCCCTGCAATTGAAGATCCGAGGCAGCGAAACCTCTATCACATCCCTGATCTGGACCAGGACACGTGGATCTTGAGTGATCCCCGGCGTCATCAGGTGATTTGTGACGCCGCGAATGAGCGCGCGAAGAAGAAGCTGAAGCCGCTCATCAAAGCCGTCAAGCGCTGGAACCAGCAACAGGGAAGGCCGGTGCGTTCGTTCCTGCTGGAGGTCTTAGCTTACGAAGGCATCGCAACCCTCCCACAGGGCGCCAGCTACGCCGAGGGCATGGCGCACCTGTTCAAGTTCATGAGCGGGCGCGTCGAACAGACGTGCCTGGAGCCGGCGGGGTTGGGGCCTCCCGTCAACGCTGGAATCAGCCCGGGAAAGCTCCAGCAGGCCCAGCAGCGGCTTTCGGGGGCGTTGCGCCAGGCGGTCTGGGCGCTCGAGCAGGAACGCAGGGGAGAGATGGCTTCGGCGAACGGAGTCTGGCGCGAGCTGTTGGGCCCCGACTTCCCGGTGAGGTAG